In Sphingomonas psychrotolerans, the following proteins share a genomic window:
- a CDS encoding 2Fe-2S iron-sulfur cluster-binding family protein: MPKLIVVTREGEEREVMGDAGLSVMEVIRDSGFDELLAICGGCCSCATCHIHVDPEFAAKLPPMSEDENDLLDSSSDRDERSRLSCQVQFTNALDGLRITIAAED; the protein is encoded by the coding sequence ATGCCCAAGCTTATCGTCGTCACCAGGGAAGGGGAAGAACGCGAAGTCATGGGCGATGCGGGCCTCAGCGTGATGGAAGTGATCCGCGACAGCGGCTTCGATGAGTTGCTCGCGATCTGCGGCGGCTGCTGCAGTTGCGCGACTTGCCATATCCATGTCGATCCGGAATTTGCGGCCAAACTGCCGCCGATGAGCGAGGACGAGAACGATCTGCTCGACAGCTCCTCGGATCGCGACGAGCGTTCGCGCCTGTCGTGCCAGGTGCAGTTCACCAATGCGCTGGACGGCTTGCGGATTACGATCGCCGCGGAGGATTGA
- a CDS encoding DNA-3-methyladenine glycosylase family protein, with amino-acid sequence MGLSETRLKESIDALIEVEPAFAAALERAGYPPPRIRDRGYETLLRTIIGQQVSVAAAQSIWNKLAAALGNLTDPDTVANASDETLRAVGLSRQKVSYARSLAEEVTSGRLDLANLPDDDEEAVAALTRIKGIGRWSAEIYLLFAEGRPDIWPAGDLAVQIEIGRILGHAERPSEKLLRAWSAPWSPHRGAAAIFAWHHYKIDMEVI; translated from the coding sequence ATGGGCCTGAGCGAAACCCGGCTCAAGGAGTCGATCGACGCACTGATCGAGGTCGAGCCCGCCTTTGCCGCGGCGCTCGAGCGCGCCGGCTATCCCCCGCCGCGAATCCGCGATCGCGGCTACGAGACCTTGCTGCGCACCATCATCGGCCAGCAGGTCAGCGTCGCCGCGGCGCAATCGATCTGGAACAAGCTCGCGGCCGCTTTGGGCAACCTGACCGATCCGGACACCGTCGCGAACGCATCGGACGAGACGCTGCGCGCCGTCGGCCTGTCGCGCCAGAAAGTGAGCTATGCCCGCAGCCTTGCCGAGGAAGTGACCAGCGGGCGGCTCGATCTCGCCAATCTCCCCGACGACGACGAGGAGGCGGTCGCGGCGCTCACCCGGATCAAGGGCATCGGCCGCTGGTCCGCCGAGATCTATCTGCTGTTCGCCGAGGGGCGTCCGGACATCTGGCCGGCGGGCGACCTCGCGGTGCAGATCGAGATCGGCCGCATCCTCGGCCATGCCGAGCGGCCCTCGGAAAAGCTGCTGCGCGCATGGTCGGCGCCGTGGAGCCCGCACCGGGGGGCCGCGGCGATCTTCGCGTGGCACCATTACAAGATCGACATGGAGGTGATCTGA
- a CDS encoding ROK family protein has translation MASTVPLIAGIELGGTKCIALLGTGPDDVRAQRTIPTTDPEATLAAIEAALDEWTFDAIGIASFGPLQLDSVAADFGAITATTKPGWTGTDLVRRLERRYGRPIGFQTDVNGAALAEARWGAAQGLTTHAYITIGTGVGVGLIAGGRPVQGVAHGEAGHMRVPRAPGDEYAGWCRFHGDCVEGLISGPALAERFGCPGKELPHDGPEWDLFVHDLGGLLHNLVTVAAPERIAIGGGVITAREHLFPRLRARLAESLGGYGSLIGYARELEARLGPPGLGAMAGPLGALAVGMGAMGT, from the coding sequence ATGGCTTCTACTGTTCCGTTGATCGCCGGGATCGAACTCGGCGGGACCAAATGTATCGCATTGCTGGGAACCGGCCCCGACGATGTCCGCGCGCAGCGGACGATTCCGACGACCGACCCGGAGGCGACGCTGGCCGCGATCGAGGCGGCACTGGACGAGTGGACGTTCGACGCGATCGGCATCGCCAGCTTCGGCCCGCTCCAGCTCGACTCCGTTGCGGCTGATTTCGGCGCGATCACTGCGACCACCAAGCCGGGCTGGACCGGCACCGATCTCGTGCGCCGGCTCGAGCGGCGCTACGGCCGGCCGATCGGCTTTCAGACCGACGTCAACGGCGCGGCGCTGGCCGAGGCGCGCTGGGGGGCAGCGCAGGGTCTGACGACGCATGCCTATATCACCATCGGCACGGGGGTTGGCGTCGGGCTGATCGCCGGGGGCCGGCCGGTGCAGGGCGTGGCGCACGGCGAGGCGGGGCATATGCGCGTGCCGCGCGCGCCGGGCGACGAATATGCCGGCTGGTGCCGCTTTCACGGCGACTGCGTCGAAGGGCTGATCTCGGGGCCCGCGCTGGCCGAGCGTTTCGGCTGCCCGGGCAAGGAACTGCCGCACGACGGGCCCGAATGGGATCTGTTCGTCCACGATTTGGGCGGGCTGCTCCACAATCTCGTCACCGTCGCGGCGCCCGAGCGGATCGCGATCGGCGGCGGCGTGATTACCGCCCGCGAGCACCTGTTCCCGCGGCTGCGTGCACGGCTGGCGGAGAGCCTCGGCGGCTATGGCTCGCTGATCGGCTATGCCAGGGAACTGGAGGCGCGGCTGGGACCGCCCGGGCTCGGCGCGATGGCGGGACCGCTCGGGGCGCTGGCAGTGGGGATGGGGGCAATGGGGACCTAG
- a CDS encoding TonB-dependent receptor, which yields MDTRTARRHSTRRTAAFAAILLAGAAWPALAQTAPADPQDPPGSSAETVADPNDEIVVSGYRASLESSTNAKKNSTGFSDTIFAEDIGKFPDTNIAESFNRIPGVTISREVTGEGLSIAIRGLGTNFTKVLLNGAPVAVASTGRTDSQNTNREVDLDLFPTELFTSLTVNKSGMASMIEGGAAGTVNMRSARPFDREGTRVTYGAQLTKNTNSDKWGYRGSLLASTTMGDFGILLGVAGVHNQVRTTGFETIGWTNPNLSTPNSIAGTTGGVQNVPTPAQIAASQCRANNASCNSTGGGNWTIPGTVPANAGNGLTAGASVNQDLLLARNPGATIQQIDNGIIPRLGRPMFEEGTKDRINAIASLEYKGENFHAYVDAMYGWKDNQLERVDMNWVGRNGAMIPLNTTYDRSDCATGCVVTGGTYANAQFFLEYRPHLETVKFWGVNPGLEFEFNDRLKLDIQGNYTKSDFHRESPTVLVITPASSGVTVTYDNQDGNMPVIGTNIDLNNPANFGWPGGRVNIQDERRKTETKGVRGNLTWGDAAFNFRAGAAYDDVSRRISAFDNSQAWQNAVCGNRPSVFVPGPNTQPPCNGLVQPGAAPAGYPTYPAFGTGFTAGQTGPVTYAGSLISNAQVPSFLRPTSSGFVTVDWERFKAASNYDAFHDSAPEAGSANTGANGGYVREKSLGLYAELNGDTSLAGGRINYNVGLRYVRTNQTIGGRVSVTDPRNGTDPDGAGPLPNACPGTGNPRDGSCYPNVVSVLYTESDYDNWLPSGSAAFHITENAVVRAAASRTMTRPNPNTMLPGLSFTSPSADAATIGNPALNPYLSTNFDLGFEYYTGQEGYVGFTAFRKALTGFTVNSTTTAPFSTLAPFGITYDTLSATQQAAITARGGPAAANITLQQQVNASGTLKVNGLEATWVQPLDFLLGRYLGINGFGFNANLTLIEQTGSGAAPAVAVGVSPVTYNITGYYEQNGLSVRLSTTFQRGSVSSDPNQNGIALARFYSDDYQQFDLTASVDFADLFDVKWAPQLTLDVINLTKAQQRSYFQFENAAYTLYEPGRQVMIGLRGRF from the coding sequence ATGGACACTCGCACTGCACGCCGTCATTCCACGCGCCGCACCGCCGCGTTCGCCGCGATCCTGCTCGCCGGAGCCGCCTGGCCCGCGCTGGCGCAGACTGCGCCGGCTGATCCGCAGGACCCGCCCGGCAGCTCCGCAGAGACGGTCGCCGACCCGAATGACGAGATCGTCGTCAGCGGGTACCGCGCCAGCCTCGAGAGCTCGACCAACGCCAAGAAGAACTCGACCGGCTTCAGCGACACGATCTTCGCAGAAGACATCGGCAAGTTCCCCGACACCAACATCGCTGAGAGCTTCAATCGCATTCCCGGCGTGACGATCAGCCGCGAAGTGACCGGCGAGGGGCTGAGCATCGCGATCCGCGGCCTCGGCACCAATTTCACCAAGGTGCTGCTCAACGGCGCGCCCGTTGCCGTTGCCTCCACCGGCCGGACCGACTCGCAGAACACCAACCGCGAAGTTGATCTCGACCTGTTCCCCACCGAATTGTTCACTTCGCTGACGGTCAACAAGAGCGGCATGGCGAGCATGATCGAAGGTGGCGCCGCGGGCACCGTCAACATGCGCAGCGCGCGCCCGTTCGACCGCGAAGGCACTCGCGTCACTTATGGCGCGCAGCTGACCAAAAACACCAATTCGGACAAATGGGGCTATCGCGGCTCGCTGCTCGCCAGCACGACGATGGGCGATTTCGGCATCCTTCTCGGCGTCGCCGGCGTGCACAATCAGGTGCGCACCACCGGCTTCGAGACGATCGGCTGGACAAACCCGAACCTGAGCACCCCCAACAGCATCGCGGGGACGACCGGCGGGGTCCAGAATGTGCCGACGCCCGCGCAGATCGCCGCGTCCCAGTGCCGCGCCAACAATGCCAGCTGCAACAGTACCGGCGGGGGCAATTGGACGATCCCCGGAACGGTTCCGGCGAATGCCGGCAATGGCCTCACGGCGGGCGCATCCGTAAACCAGGACTTGCTGCTCGCGCGCAATCCGGGCGCCACGATCCAGCAGATCGACAACGGCATCATCCCCCGCCTCGGCCGGCCGATGTTCGAGGAAGGCACCAAGGACCGGATCAACGCGATCGCCAGCCTCGAATATAAAGGCGAGAATTTCCACGCTTATGTCGACGCGATGTACGGCTGGAAAGACAACCAGCTCGAGCGCGTGGACATGAACTGGGTGGGACGTAACGGCGCGATGATCCCGCTCAACACCACCTATGACCGAAGTGATTGCGCTACGGGATGCGTGGTGACTGGCGGCACCTATGCCAACGCGCAATTCTTCCTCGAATATCGCCCGCATCTGGAGACGGTGAAGTTCTGGGGCGTCAATCCGGGGCTCGAGTTCGAATTCAACGACAGGCTGAAGCTCGACATCCAAGGCAATTACACCAAGAGCGATTTTCACCGCGAATCGCCGACGGTGCTGGTGATCACCCCGGCGAGTTCGGGGGTCACGGTCACCTATGACAATCAAGACGGCAACATGCCGGTGATCGGCACCAATATCGACTTGAACAATCCTGCCAATTTTGGCTGGCCCGGCGGGCGCGTGAACATTCAGGACGAGCGCCGCAAGACCGAGACCAAGGGCGTTCGCGGCAATTTGACCTGGGGCGATGCCGCCTTCAACTTCCGCGCCGGCGCCGCCTATGACGACGTCTCGCGCCGGATCAGCGCCTTCGACAACAGTCAGGCATGGCAGAACGCAGTCTGCGGCAACCGGCCCAGCGTGTTCGTGCCGGGGCCAAACACTCAGCCGCCGTGCAACGGTCTGGTCCAGCCAGGCGCCGCGCCTGCCGGCTATCCGACCTATCCGGCTTTCGGCACCGGCTTCACCGCCGGGCAGACCGGCCCGGTCACTTATGCCGGGTCGCTGATCTCGAACGCGCAAGTGCCGAGCTTCCTGCGGCCGACCTCGAGCGGGTTCGTCACGGTCGACTGGGAGCGCTTCAAGGCCGCTTCCAATTACGACGCGTTCCACGACAGCGCGCCGGAGGCCGGATCGGCGAACACCGGGGCCAATGGCGGCTATGTCCGCGAGAAGTCGCTTGGCCTTTATGCCGAGCTCAACGGCGATACGTCGCTCGCCGGCGGGCGCATCAACTATAATGTCGGCTTGCGCTATGTCCGGACCAACCAGACGATCGGCGGACGCGTGTCGGTCACCGATCCGCGCAACGGCACCGATCCCGATGGCGCCGGCCCGCTGCCCAATGCCTGCCCCGGCACCGGCAATCCGCGCGACGGCTCGTGCTACCCGAACGTGGTGAGCGTCCTCTACACCGAGAGCGATTATGACAATTGGTTGCCCTCCGGCAGCGCCGCGTTCCACATCACCGAAAACGCCGTGGTACGCGCCGCCGCATCGCGGACGATGACGCGGCCGAACCCGAACACGATGCTGCCGGGGCTGAGCTTCACGTCGCCATCGGCGGACGCGGCGACGATCGGCAATCCGGCGCTCAACCCCTATCTGTCGACCAACTTCGACCTGGGCTTCGAATATTATACCGGGCAGGAAGGCTATGTCGGCTTCACTGCGTTCCGCAAGGCGCTGACCGGATTCACGGTCAACAGCACGACGACCGCGCCATTCTCGACGCTGGCGCCGTTCGGCATCACCTATGACACGCTCTCGGCGACCCAGCAGGCGGCGATCACTGCGCGGGGCGGCCCCGCCGCCGCCAACATCACCCTGCAACAACAGGTCAACGCGAGCGGCACGCTCAAAGTCAACGGGCTCGAGGCGACCTGGGTCCAGCCGCTCGATTTCCTGCTCGGGCGCTATCTTGGAATCAACGGCTTCGGCTTCAACGCCAATCTGACGCTGATCGAACAGACCGGTTCGGGTGCGGCGCCGGCGGTGGCGGTGGGCGTGTCGCCGGTGACGTACAACATCACCGGCTATTACGAGCAGAACGGGTTGAGCGTGCGGCTGTCGACCACGTTCCAGCGCGGCTCGGTCTCGTCGGACCCGAACCAGAACGGCATCGCCCTCGCCCGCTTCTATTCGGACGATTATCAGCAGTTCGATCTGACCGCGAGCGTCGACTTCGCCGATCTGTTCGACGTCAAATGGGCACCGCAGCTCACTCTCGACGTGATCAACCTGACCAAGGCGCAGCAGCGGAGTTATTTCCAGTTCGAGAATGCGGCCTACACGCTCTACGAGCCCGGCCGCCAGGTGATGATCGGGCTCCGCGGCCGGTTCTGA
- a CDS encoding aldo/keto reductase, with the protein MRYNQLGRTGLIVSELCLGTMTFGGSDGSMWGTIGQLEQNEAGTLINAALDAGINFLDTANVYAEGRSEMILGQSLKTLGIRREEVVIATKVVGRMHPGPNGAGASRGHIHDQVEASLARLQTDHIDLYQIHGFDAATPIEETLYALDSLVRRGVVRYIGLSNWAAWQVAKAVGIAEAKRYAPIASLQAYYTLAGRDLEREVIPMLQSEGVGLMVWSPLAGGFLSGKYSREGENEGRRANFDFPPVDKERGYTVIDVLRELSAAKGHSVAQLALGWLLHQPAVSSVIVGAKRPEQLADNLGAIDVAFTADELARLDAASKLPAEYPGWMLERQGGYRGAPSPRR; encoded by the coding sequence ATGCGCTACAACCAGCTCGGCCGTACCGGCCTGATCGTCTCCGAACTCTGCCTCGGCACCATGACCTTCGGCGGCAGCGACGGCAGCATGTGGGGCACGATCGGCCAGCTCGAGCAGAACGAGGCCGGCACATTGATCAATGCGGCGCTCGATGCCGGGATCAACTTCCTCGACACCGCCAATGTCTATGCCGAGGGTCGCTCCGAGATGATCCTCGGCCAGTCGCTGAAGACGCTGGGTATCCGCCGTGAGGAGGTGGTGATCGCCACCAAGGTGGTCGGCCGGATGCACCCCGGGCCCAACGGCGCCGGTGCCTCGCGTGGGCACATCCACGATCAGGTCGAGGCAAGCCTCGCACGGCTCCAGACCGACCATATCGACCTGTATCAGATCCACGGGTTCGACGCGGCGACTCCGATCGAGGAGACGCTGTACGCGCTCGACAGCCTCGTGCGGCGCGGGGTGGTACGGTATATTGGCCTGTCCAACTGGGCGGCATGGCAGGTTGCCAAGGCAGTCGGCATCGCCGAGGCGAAGCGCTACGCACCGATCGCCTCGCTACAGGCCTATTACACCCTCGCCGGGCGCGATCTCGAGCGCGAGGTGATCCCGATGCTCCAGTCCGAAGGTGTCGGCCTGATGGTGTGGAGCCCGCTCGCCGGTGGCTTCCTGTCGGGCAAATATTCGCGCGAAGGCGAAAACGAAGGCCGCCGAGCAAACTTCGATTTTCCGCCGGTCGACAAGGAGCGCGGCTATACGGTGATCGACGTGTTGCGCGAACTGAGCGCGGCGAAGGGACATTCGGTAGCGCAGCTCGCGCTGGGCTGGCTGCTCCACCAGCCGGCGGTATCGAGCGTGATCGTCGGGGCAAAGCGGCCCGAGCAGCTGGCGGACAATCTCGGCGCGATCGACGTGGCGTTTACCGCCGATGAACTGGCGCGGCTGGATGCGGCCAGCAAGCTGCCGGCGGAGTATCCCGGCTGGATGCTCGAGCGCCAAGGGGGCTATCGCGGCGCGCCTTCGCCGCGACGGTAA
- a CDS encoding cytochrome P450, whose product MSILTSRDVLRPGPKGFKAWIQRVVFALMPGFFTFLRRWKPVMKLGNNYLTSRYDDVREVFATDPAFGVVYKPHLDVIMGGQPFFLGMADTEQYRHDTDAMRRVVRPADVPKLAAQTEALGEQIVAGADGRIDVVDTLVRRVTFTMLGDYLGVPDPPGGDLRVWGTRLFEFQFVDQGNDPALRKEVDEIAPALRMHIQNEIARRRIEPGKDDVLARCLALQAAGDPAYSDDFIRTSLTGFIVGGPPQPPMVVPQAMEQLLRRPKVLAEAQAAARAGDDDRLRRYVLEAMRFDPLAPGLPRVALTDWTLGRGTSHAVTIPAGAQVLAAFASAMMDPRRVADPRLFDPNRPASDYMHFGFGLHECFGRHINHATLHLMLKPLLRQPNLRRASGKEGKLTKNGPFAERLVVTYG is encoded by the coding sequence ATGAGCATCCTCACCTCGCGCGACGTGCTCCGCCCGGGGCCGAAGGGGTTCAAGGCGTGGATCCAGCGGGTGGTGTTCGCGCTGATGCCGGGCTTCTTCACTTTCCTGCGGCGCTGGAAGCCGGTGATGAAGCTGGGCAACAACTATCTCACCTCGCGCTATGACGACGTCCGCGAAGTGTTCGCCACCGATCCGGCGTTCGGGGTGGTCTATAAGCCGCATCTCGACGTGATCATGGGCGGTCAGCCCTTTTTCCTCGGCATGGCCGACACCGAGCAATATCGCCACGATACCGATGCGATGCGCCGGGTGGTACGCCCTGCGGATGTGCCGAAACTCGCGGCGCAGACCGAAGCGCTCGGCGAGCAGATCGTCGCCGGGGCGGACGGCCGGATCGATGTGGTCGACACCTTGGTGCGACGCGTGACCTTCACGATGCTCGGCGACTATCTGGGGGTGCCCGATCCCCCGGGCGGTGATCTGCGCGTGTGGGGGACGCGGCTGTTCGAATTCCAGTTCGTAGATCAGGGCAATGATCCCGCGCTGCGCAAGGAGGTAGACGAGATCGCCCCGGCGCTGCGCATGCACATCCAGAACGAGATCGCGCGGCGACGGATCGAGCCCGGCAAGGACGATGTGCTGGCGCGCTGCCTTGCGCTGCAGGCGGCGGGCGACCCCGCTTATAGCGACGATTTCATCCGCACCTCGCTGACGGGCTTCATCGTCGGCGGGCCGCCCCAGCCGCCGATGGTGGTGCCGCAGGCAATGGAGCAATTGCTGCGCCGGCCCAAGGTCCTCGCCGAGGCGCAGGCTGCGGCCCGCGCCGGCGATGACGATCGGCTGCGCCGCTACGTGCTGGAGGCGATGCGCTTTGATCCGCTCGCGCCGGGGCTGCCGCGCGTCGCGCTCACCGACTGGACGCTCGGCAGGGGGACCTCACACGCCGTCACTATCCCGGCCGGCGCGCAGGTACTCGCCGCTTTCGCCTCAGCGATGATGGACCCGCGCCGCGTCGCCGATCCCCGGTTGTTCGATCCGAACCGGCCGGCGAGCGACTATATGCATTTCGGCTTCGGGCTGCACGAATGCTTCGGTCGCCACATCAACCATGCGACGCTGCATCTGATGCTCAAGCCTTTGCTGAGGCAGCCGAACCTGCGCCGCGCGTCCGGCAAGGAGGGCAAGTTGACGAAGAATGGCCCCTTCGCCGAACGGCTGGTGGTTACGTACGGCTAG
- a CDS encoding Dyp-type peroxidase, with protein sequence MSAASKGPPSWKLAPPHDTLTQGMVVSGFASLPTGRALFLQFCWDEAHKKGGGWLAALQAVAPITDADGKDERCAAIGLTWEGMRKMGLDASALASFDRPFKEGMFQEDRLRRLGDRREGEWLSTVIPGGPRWSGNIPLDNAACDRADEHAFDDLETVVETRVMTPITVHALVLLYEKDEETAEAWCRTVGAALAPHDIKIVHDLPLDLRPDERGIAREHFGFADGVSQPAPFESRVVTVKGGADYPKDPWNGVPLGEVLMGHENGHHEIALGPVVADTPEGRAAGLPEHPRGVGFLDLGLDGSYMVVRELKQDVAAFWNSMDAASARINRRDPEHSGHIDADWIASRVIGRDLNGNLLCPNSASGVLPVDKYDQPDNDFLFYDRDKLGHGCPLGSHVRRGNPRDGLAPTPKDKQTLLDAANNHRILRRGRKYGPDIPDKRTDDGKERGLLFICLNTDITRQFEFVQQTWMLNPNFAFLYDEVDPLIGPKGMLTIPENPLRRIIEVDTFVQMAGGEYFFLPSMPAIRYLASL encoded by the coding sequence GTGAGCGCCGCATCGAAGGGTCCGCCGAGCTGGAAGCTCGCACCGCCGCACGACACGCTGACCCAGGGCATGGTGGTCAGCGGCTTCGCCTCGCTGCCGACCGGGCGCGCGCTGTTCCTCCAGTTTTGCTGGGACGAAGCGCACAAGAAGGGCGGCGGCTGGCTCGCGGCGCTGCAGGCGGTGGCGCCGATCACCGACGCCGACGGCAAGGACGAACGTTGCGCAGCGATCGGCCTCACCTGGGAGGGAATGCGCAAGATGGGGCTCGACGCGAGCGCGCTCGCCTCGTTCGACCGGCCGTTCAAGGAAGGCATGTTCCAGGAAGATCGGCTGCGCCGATTGGGCGACCGGCGCGAGGGCGAATGGCTCTCGACGGTGATCCCGGGCGGCCCGAGATGGAGCGGCAACATCCCGCTCGACAATGCCGCATGCGACCGCGCCGACGAGCACGCCTTCGACGATCTGGAGACCGTGGTCGAGACGCGGGTGATGACGCCCATCACGGTGCATGCGCTGGTGCTGCTCTACGAGAAGGACGAGGAAACCGCCGAGGCATGGTGCCGGACCGTCGGCGCCGCGCTGGCGCCGCATGACATCAAGATCGTCCACGATCTGCCGCTCGATCTGCGCCCCGACGAGCGAGGGATCGCCCGCGAGCATTTCGGCTTTGCCGATGGCGTGTCGCAGCCCGCGCCGTTCGAATCCAGAGTGGTCACGGTGAAGGGCGGGGCGGACTATCCCAAGGACCCGTGGAACGGCGTGCCGCTCGGCGAAGTGCTGATGGGGCATGAGAACGGGCATCATGAGATCGCGCTCGGTCCGGTTGTGGCCGACACGCCGGAAGGCCGCGCGGCCGGCTTGCCCGAGCATCCGCGCGGCGTGGGCTTCCTCGATCTCGGGCTCGACGGCAGCTATATGGTGGTGCGCGAGCTCAAACAGGATGTCGCCGCCTTCTGGAATTCGATGGACGCCGCATCCGCGCGGATCAACCGGCGCGATCCTGAGCATTCGGGGCACATCGACGCCGATTGGATCGCCAGCCGGGTGATTGGGCGCGACCTCAACGGAAATCTGCTTTGCCCGAACAGCGCGAGCGGCGTGCTTCCCGTCGACAAATACGATCAGCCCGACAACGACTTCCTGTTCTACGATCGCGACAAGCTCGGACATGGCTGCCCGCTCGGCAGCCATGTCCGCCGCGGCAATCCGCGCGACGGGCTCGCGCCGACGCCGAAGGACAAGCAGACCTTGCTCGACGCGGCGAACAATCACCGCATCCTGCGCCGCGGCCGCAAATATGGACCCGACATTCCCGACAAGAGGACCGATGACGGCAAGGAGCGCGGCCTGTTGTTCATCTGCCTCAACACCGACATCACTCGCCAGTTCGAGTTCGTCCAGCAAACCTGGATGCTGAATCCGAACTTCGCCTTCCTCTATGACGAAGTTGATCCGCTGATCGGGCCTAAGGGAATGCTCACCATTCCCGAGAATCCGCTGCGGCGGATCATCGAGGTCGACACCTTCGTCCAGATGGCCGGCGGCGAATATTTCTTCCTGCCGAGCATGCCGGCAATTCGCTATCTGGCGTCGCTATGA
- a CDS encoding ZIP family metal transporter, which produces MNEIIIAGALGSLCAGMATGLGAIPVLFMRQPSDQQQNLLLGFAAGVMLAASFFSLILPAIEVARQQGASQAGASATVVAAVLLGAFVIAKLNDWVPPLDKLGLGPPGIAAATASVRRIWLFVAAVTLHNFPEGMAVGVSFGGGDFDAGRVTALGIGLQNIPEGLAVAVALSSIGYPRGRAALIAAGSGLVEPVAGLIGVSIVTVAQAFLPWGLGLAAGAMIYVVASDIIPDAHARINGGGKVSTGLMIGLAAMMFLDTTFG; this is translated from the coding sequence GTGAACGAGATCATCATCGCCGGGGCGCTGGGCAGCCTCTGCGCGGGCATGGCGACCGGGCTCGGCGCGATCCCCGTGCTGTTCATGCGCCAGCCTAGCGACCAGCAGCAGAATTTGCTGCTCGGCTTCGCGGCCGGCGTGATGCTGGCGGCGAGTTTCTTCTCGCTGATTCTGCCGGCGATCGAAGTGGCGCGGCAGCAGGGCGCAAGCCAGGCGGGCGCGTCGGCCACCGTGGTCGCCGCCGTGCTGCTCGGTGCCTTCGTCATCGCCAAATTGAACGACTGGGTGCCGCCGCTCGACAAGCTCGGCCTCGGCCCGCCGGGCATCGCCGCAGCCACGGCTTCGGTGCGGCGGATCTGGCTGTTCGTCGCCGCAGTGACGCTGCACAATTTCCCCGAAGGCATGGCGGTGGGGGTGAGCTTCGGCGGTGGTGATTTCGATGCCGGACGCGTCACTGCGCTGGGCATCGGACTGCAGAATATTCCCGAAGGGCTGGCGGTCGCCGTGGCGCTGAGCTCGATTGGCTATCCGCGCGGCCGCGCGGCGCTGATCGCCGCGGGCTCGGGGCTGGTCGAGCCCGTCGCGGGGCTGATCGGAGTGAGCATCGTCACGGTGGCGCAGGCTTTCCTGCCCTGGGGGCTGGGTCTTGCGGCGGGGGCGATGATCTATGTCGTCGCGTCGGACATCATCCCCGACGCGCATGCGCGGATCAACGGTGGCGGCAAGGTCAGCACCGGGCTGATGATCGGGCTTGCCGCGATGATGTTCCTCGATACGACCTTCGGCTAG